In Chloroflexota bacterium, the genomic window CACCCAGGCCGGGGCGATGGTCAGGATGGCGATATTTGCCAGCCCGGCGCGCAGAAAACTCTCGATAATCTCCGCGCCGCCCTCTACCATCAGTCGGCGAATACCGTTGGCGTGCAGCTTTTTGAGGATATGCCGCAAATCCAGTCGGTGGTTTTCGTCGCTGGGTGTCGGAAAAATCTGGCAGGTTGCGCCTCCTGATGTTTTTGGCGCATTTTCGGCGCAGAAAACCCAGGCGGGTTTCGGATGTGCGTGGAGGCGGGCGGTCGCGGGCAAACGGAGTTGTGAGTCGAGAATTACAGGCTGGGGGTCTTCGCCTTCTATCAAACGCAGAGTGAGTCGCGGATCATCCGAGAGCACCGTGCCGATGCCTATCAGAATAGCGTCATGCCAGGCACGCAGGCGGTGCGTCAGAGCAAAAGCGGCCTCGCCGCTGAGATCAATCGGCGCGCCGCGGCGCAAGGCGAGTGAGCCATCGAGACTTTGAGCGTAGGTCAATGTCACAAGGGGGAGATCGCTGGATTTGTGCTCGCGCTCAACTTGCAACAGAAAATCATCAATCGTCTTCATGCTGCGTGGTCGAGATCAGTTCGGGCATATTGAGCATGTGTCTCATGCGCGTGACTTTGGTGCGTAAATATTCGAGATTGTCGGGTTTGATGGTTGGCTCGATGCTCACACGCTTTATTACAACGATTCCGTGTTGGGTCAGGTCTTCGATTTTAGTGGGATTATTGGTTATCAGGCGAATCGATTGGATTTTTAAATGGCGAATGATCTCGGCGGCAACCGAATAATCGCGCAAATCGGCTTGATGCCCCAGCGCCAGATTGGCTTCTACGGTGTCGTACCCAATATCTTGCAGGTTGTACGCGCGCAATTTTTCCAGCAGGCCAATGCCGCGCCCCTCCTGGTGCAAATAGATCAATGCGCCGCTGCCGTTTTCGGCGATTGCGGCAATTGAGGCTTCAAGCTGTTCGCCACAGTCGCAGCGGGTAGAGCCGAGCACGTCGCCGGTGAAGCACTCCGAATGTACACGCACCAACGCGTTTTCCTGG contains:
- a CDS encoding RibD family protein; this translates as MKTIDDFLLQVEREHKSSDLPLVTLTYAQSLDGSLALRRGAPIDLSGEAAFALTHRLRAWHDAILIGIGTVLSDDPRLTLRLIEGEDPQPVILDSQLRLPATARLHAHPKPAWVFCAENAPKTSGGATCQIFPTPSDENHRLDLRHILKKLHANGIRRLMVEGGAEIIESFLRAGLANIAILTIAPAWVGGVRSISSPLGTGGSLPNYPRLQNLQSAQLEDNLIVWGIVNKAFSR
- the ribA gene encoding GTP cyclohydrolase II — its product is MSQETVHVEQIVCARIPTNWGEFRLCLYQNDRDEKEHLAFLFGDVECQENALVRVHSECFTGDVLGSTRCDCGEQLEASIAAIAENGSGALIYLHQEGRGIGLLEKLRAYNLQDIGYDTVEANLALGHQADLRDYSVAAEIIRHLKIQSIRLITNNPTKIEDLTQHGIVVIKRVSIEPTIKPDNLEYLRTKVTRMRHMLNMPELISTTQHEDD